The sequence below is a genomic window from Lolium perenne isolate Kyuss_39 chromosome 7, Kyuss_2.0, whole genome shotgun sequence.
GACTAGCATTATTATGGTATTTTCTGATGGTAAATAAGTCCCAGGAAATTGCAGTCACACTTTGTTGAGACATTTTTACCTAAGATGGGTGTCTGTGTAGTTCTCTTGTCTTAATCAAAACACAAACAACATCAGCTTATACTGAGTTTTGTACACATTGTTTTCAGTTCAGCTTCACAAGATAAGAACATATCAGCTTGGGTACAAACTAATCCCCATATAACTGAGGTAATGACATCTAAAGTCAGGTGGTGTATACAGGGGCTGTAAAGCAGTATGCATTGTAAATAAGTTGCAAGTGCAGCAATGTAGTAAAGGGGTTTATTATTTATCAACGAAACAAGGAACAGTACAGTTTCCAGGCACAAAAATAAAACTAGCACAAGACCAAACAATCTACTTAACCGTGCTTAACTGTCAAAACGGTCAAGCCGACATAACAATGCAAACAAAATAGCTCAAGCAATCGAGCAGAATTGAACAAAATAAACGGCATCCGATCAAAGTCTCATTGGTTGAGTCGCAACTCACAAGAGGCAGCGCAGCAGAGCGCATGTCTTCTACTCTATCCGCACTCTGCCCTTATTGACGTGCGCAAACTTGCAAATCTCTTCGAAGAATTCATCTGAAGCCTCGTGGCAGTTCTTCATCTGCGAGATCCTAATGACCATGTTCAGCAGCCTCGGGCTGCAACAGACGAGGGACTCGAGGGTGATCAGCTTCTGCTCGGCGTTCAAGGGCGAGCGCACGGTGATGAGCACCTCCTCCAGTGAAGATATGGAGAACCTCGAGTCCAGCTGCAACGCCAGAGAAACAATTAGCATCGGCAAGTACTAGTATAAAAGGTTGCAGCTGAAGAGCAGTAAATGTAGATGTGGCTTTACGTTTTTGAGGCTGTTCTTCTGGCACAGCGCCGCGAACATGGCACCATGGATCTCGAACCTGCGGAGCTTGGGGTGGGTGTTGAAGAACTCAACGAGATCCACCTCGGGGAAGGGCTGGAGCGTGTCGAAGTCGCCGCAGAACTCGACCTTCATGACCAGATGCCTGACCTCGGCGGCGCACTGCAGCAGGTAGCTGACGGCTCCCCAGCTCCACTGCACGCCGCGCAGCGACAGGTGGTCCAGCACCGGGAGCTTCTCGATCCACACGGAAGACACGCTCCCTGGAAGAATCGATTTACGGTGAATAGGATTAGACCAGATGGGAATTGCCTTGCGGGGTAGGAGTAGTGATGGATGGGTGTTTGGAGCGCGTGCGTACCGGTGTTTTTGGCGATGGTGAGGCGCTTGAGGCGGTCGCCGCCCTGCAGGACGATCCAGTTGAACCCCTGGACCTCGAGCGACTCGACGTGGGGCGCGGCGAGCGTGAGCGCGCAGGTGCCGGAGCCGACGAAGTCGAGGCGGCAGCGCTGGAGCAGGGGGAGGGTGAAGTTTACCGCGCCGGCGCACTCGCAGCCTAGGAGGGCCAGGTCGGTGAGGCTGGGGCAGGCGTGGACGGCGCCGCAGACGGCGAGGtcctcgaggtgcgcgccgacgaTCTCGAGCACGCGGAGCCGCGCCAGCTGGCCCCAGGCCGGGGCCCGGGTCATGGTGAGGCCCCAGAGCCGCAGCTCCTGGAGGGTGGAGACGAGCCCGATGCAGTCGAGGTGGCCGGATCCGGCGTCGGACGCGGCCGCCTTGTCGGCGGCGGAGTCGACCCGGAGCTCGAGCACGCGGAGGGAGGCGCTCCGCAGCGCGAGCCAGCGCGGGAGGTGGGTGGAGGAGAAGGGGCAGTAGATGACGAGCTCCTCGAGGCGGGTCGCGGCCTCGACCATCCGGCCGAtggcgtcgtcggcggcggtggcggtggcgcccccCGCGGCGGCGGAGTCGAAGGCGCTCCGCGGGAAGTAGAGGGAGGGGAGGAAGGGCACGCAGTCGCGCCAGCAGCGGGAGACCCCCGAGCAGGCGGCGACGTCGCGGGCGTTGCTGAGCTGCGAGAGGATGCTCTGCACCACGCCGTCCGGGAGCGCGTCCATCCCGTCGCACTCCATTTTGCGCTCGGCGGAGTGCGGTGGATCGGAGATCGGAGATGGGGAATTGGTCGGGGGCTGTCTGGCTGGCTGCTGCGCGTCTGATTGGGTTTAAAAGGGGAGGGAAACCAGAAATTGGAAATGCGTTGGAGGCGCGGCGAGGGAGCGGCAGGTTTTCCTTTTCGGTTTTCGAAATTTTTGAGACCGTTCGGACGGGTTCCGTTTGGAGGGAGTTTTCGAGTTCGCATTCTAGAGTTGgcgcccggcggcggcggcggagtacCGAGCGGATCAAGTGGTGACGATGGGCCGGGACGAATTAGGTTTGCCATACAGGACTTCATATTATGGGCTCGGCTACTCGACACGGATTTGGTGGACATTGGTGTAGgcacatctcaaaaaaaaaaaaaaaaaaaaaaaaaactatttaAAAGATGTGAATTAAATTAAAATAAAATTTTGCACGtacatattatcttgaataaacaTATGCGCATACACCTATGTTCCACTAGCTATTCTCGCTGGGCTACTAGGCTTCTTGTGGCAACCAGGCAGGCGAAGTTGGAGTTTATTTAGCCGGAAAATGGACTGAGCTCCAGTGTGTTTGCTTTTTAGAAAACCATAAATTATTTCAAAATATAGAAATTTGTGTGGTAAGTACATATAGATTTTATCAACGTATATTTATAGTTTTGATCCATACACAAAAACGTGTATCTATTTTGAGCCACGAATTGATGTATCCTAGAAATTCACTTTGGAAAATTATACGAGTAGTTCAAATATAATTTTGGAAAAACGTGTATCTATTTTGCTACCTTTAGGTGTTTATTGTTGTTACCGGTGGAGGGCGGCTTTGCTACCTCTAGCCTCTGGCATTGCTACTAGCAGTTCTGGGCGTCGCTGCCTTTGGGCGGACGGAGCTGCTGCAACCTTTGGGGCGGCGCTGCTGCTGGCTCGTTGATGTCTCTGGTGATTTGCAAcatatgaattttttttttttgctataaCTTTTTTGCGATTTTGCTACAATTACACGATATATTTGCTACtgggtctccggcgaggtcttcaATGAGTTCTCCGGCGAGTTTCATGTTGATGTCTCTGATGTTATCCATTTTTTGCTACAataacattttttttttttgctacgagctctccggcgaggtctccggcgagctcagcctttttatttgatttcatgactgaaccgttttttgctacaatgtATCAAAAGCGGGTTATTTTTTTGCTGCCGGGAGATGTTTTTTTGCTACATTCAGTAAAAGCAGATCTGGCCATCCAGGATGGCCAATCCGACGGCTGGCGACCCAGGGGCTGGGAAATCAgatccccgggggacgcccagcaatTTCCTTTTCAAAAGCCCTCATGCGCACGTCGTGCGGAAGGAGGTGAGAGTATAATATGGGGTCTAATTAACATTGAATACCCACTAATACATATTCCATTGTCGATGAAAGGTGCTTAAACTCATGTGTTGATATGCTAATTGTCGTCATAACTTGTTTGTCATAAATGACGTTATGTCAGTGATGAGCACATAACCTGACAATGGTAATTTGCAGCGATGGCGTGCTTCAGGAGGCAATTGTTACATGTTGACTACTAGGGtctgtgatgtctacgttccccctcctttcctgtagacagtgttgggcctccaagagcagaggtttgtagaacagcagcaagttttcccttaagtggatacccaaggtttatcgaactcagggaggaagaggtcaaagatatccctctcatgcaaccctgcaaccacaaagcaagaagtctcttgtgtccccaacacacctaataggtgcactagttcggcgaagagatagtgaaatacaggtggtataaatatatatgagcagtagcaacggtgccagaaaatagctttcgggcgtgtagttgatggtggtagtattgcagcagtagtaacacagtgaaatagtaaacaagcagtagtaacgcagcagtatttaggaacaaggcctagggattacactttcactagtggacactctcaacattgatcacataacagaatagataaatgcatactctacactcttgttggatgatgaacgcattgtgtaggattacacgaaccctcaatgccggagttaacaagctccacaatttgttcatatttaagtaaccttatagtgtaagatagatcaacataaccagatagatcacatcaataccatcataatgataattaactccacaatctacaagagatcatgatcatagcctacgacaagaaccacacggtgcacacactagtcacctttacacacgtgcaggaggaatagaactactttaataacatcactagagtagcacatagatgaattgtgatacaaaactcatatgaatctcaatcatgtaaagcagctcatgagatcattgtattgaagtacatggagagagattaaccacatagctaccggtacagccccgagcctcgatggagaactactccctcctcatgggagtagcagcggtgatgaagatggcggtggagatggcagcggtgtcgatggagaagccttccgggggcacttccccgctccggcagggtgccggaacagagactcatgtcccccagatcttggcttcgcgatgacggcggctctggaaggtttctgtgggtttcgtccaacgcatcagggttttcacgacggaggctttatataggcgaagaggcggcgcaggagggcttctggggggcccacaccatagggcggcgcggccccccctctggccgcgccagggtgtggtgtggggccctgtggctcctctggcggctctcgggtgttggatggttccgggaaaaataggaacacaggcgttgatttcgtccgattccgagaatatttcgttactaggatttctgaaaccaaaaacagcgagaaaacagaactgcggcacttcggcatcttgttaataggttagttccggaaaatgcacgaatatgacataaagtgtgcataaaacatgtagataacatcaataatgtggcatggaacataagaaattatcgatacgtcgagacgtatcagcatcccaagcttagttctgctcgtccggcaggtaaaacgataacaaagataatttctggagtgacatgccatcataatcttgatcatactatttgtaaagcatatgtagtgaatgcagcgatcaaaacaatgtatatgacatgagtaaacaagtgaatcatatagcaaagacttttcatgaatagcacttcaagataagcatcaataagtcttgcataagagttaactcataaagcaataattcaaagtaaaggcattgaagcaacacaaaagaagattaagtttcagcggttgctttcaacttgtaacatgtatatctcatggatattgtcaacatagagtaatataacaagtgcaataagcaagtatgtaggaatcaatgcacagttcacgcaagtgtttgccttttgaggtggagagaaataggtgaactgactcaacattgaaagtaaaagaatggtcctcatagaggaaaagcatcgattgctatatttgtgctagatctttgattttgaaaacatgaaacaattttgtcaacggtagtaataaagcatatgtatcatgtaaattatatcttataacttgcaagcctcatgcatagtgtactaatagtgcccgcaccttgtcctaattagcttggactaccggatcatcacaatgcacatgttttaaccaagtgtcacaaaggggtacctctatgccgcctgtacaaaggtctaaggagaaagctcgcattggatttctcgctattgattattcttcaacttagacatccataccgggacaacatagacaacagataatggactcctcttttatgcataagcatgtaacaacaattaataattttctcatttgagattgaggatatatgtccaaaactgaaacttccaccatggatcatggctttagttagcggcccaatgttcttctctaacaatatgcatgcttaaccataaggtggtagatctctcttacttcagacaagacgaacatgcatagtaactcacatgaaattcaacaatgaatagttgatggcgtccccagtgaacatggttatcgcacaacaagcaaattaataagagataaagtgcataattacatattcaataccacaatagtttttaagctatttgtcccatgagctatatattgcaaaggtgaatgatggaattttaaaggtagcactcaagcaatttactttggaatggcggaaaaataccatgtagtaggtaggtatggtggacacaaatggcatagtggttggctcaagtattttggatgcatgagaagtattccctctcgatacaaggtttaggctagcaaggtttatttgaaacaaacacaaagatgaaccggtgcagcaaaactcacataaaagacatattgaaaacattataagactctacaccgtcttccttgttgttcaaactcaatactagaaattatctagaccttagggaaaccaaatatgcaaaccaaattttagcatgctctatgtatttcttcattaatgggtgcaaagcatatgatgcaagagcttaatcatgagcacaacaattgccaagtatcacattacccaagacattatagcaattactacatgtagcattttccaattccaaccatataataattaacgaagcagtttcaaccttcgccatgaaaattatgagctaagaacacatgtgttcatacgaaccagcggagcgtgtctctctcccacacaagcatgatgtaatccaatttattcaaacacaaacaaaaacaaaaacaaacagacgctccaagtaaagtacataagatgtgatggaataaaaatatagtttcaggggaggaacctgataatgttgtcgatgaagaaggggatgccttgggcatccccaagcttagacgcttgagtcttcttgatatatgcaggggtgaaccaccggggcatccccaagcttagacttttcactcttcttgatcatagtatatcatcctcctctcttgacccttgaaaacttcctccacaccaaactcgaaacaactcattagagggttagtgcacaatataaattgacatattcagaggtgacacaatcattcttaacacttctggacattgcataatgctactggacattaatggatcaaagaaatttatccaacatagcgaaagaggcaatgcgaaataaaaggcagaatctgtcaaaacagaacagttcgtattgacgaattttaaaatggcaccagacttgctcaaatgaaaatgctcaaattgaatgaaagttgcgtacatatctgaggatcatgcacgtaaattggcttaattttctgagctacctacagggaggtggacccagattcgtgacagcaaagaaatctggaactgtgcagtaatccaaatctagtacttacttttctatcaacggctttacttggcacaacaaaacacaaaactaagataaggagaggttgttacagtagtaaacaacttccaagacacaaatataaaacaaattactgtagcaaaataacacatgggttatctcccaagaagttctttctttatagccattaagatgggctcagcagttttaatgatgcactcataagaaatagtatttgaagcaaaagagagcatcaagaggcaaattcaaaacacatttaagtctaacatgcttcctatgcaaaggaatcttgtaaataaacaagttcatgaagagcaaagtaacaagcataggaagataaaacaagtgtagcttcaaaaatttcagcacatagagaggtgtttttgtaacatgaaaatttctacaaccatattttcctctctcataataactttcagtagcaacattagcaaactcaacaatataactatcacataaagcattcttatcatgagtctcatgcataaaattattactacccacataagcataatcaattttattagttgtagtgggagcaaattcaacaaagtagctatcattattattctcatcaagtgtaggaggcatagtataatcacaacaaaatttactctccatagtaggtggcaccaaaagaccactatcattataatcatcataaataggaggcaaagtatcatcaaagaaaattttctcctcaatgcttggtggactaaaaagatcatgctcatcaaaaccagcttccccaagcttagaattttccatatcattagcaacaatggtgttcaaagtattcatgctaacatgttccatgggttttttaattttcgcattaaaccattcatgtcttgactcaggaaatagtacaaagagctcacagatgttttccattatgccttactattgtaaacaagaaacaaaaagatgcaattgcaggatctaaaggaaatagcttcgagcacaaacacaatggcgccagaaaagtactttacctggaaccgaagtatgagttccTATTACCTATCCTcacaggcaacggcgccagaaaaagtgcttgatgtctacgttccccctcctttcctgtagacagtgttgggcctccaagagcagaggtttgtagaacagcagcaagttttcccttaagtggatacccaaggtttatcgaactcagggaggaagaggtcaaagatatccctctcatgcaaccctgcaaccacaaagcaagaagtctcttgtgtccccaacacacctaataggtgcactagttcggcgaagagatagtgaaatacaggtggtataaatatatatgagcagtagcaacggtgccagaaaatagctttcgggcgtgtagttgatggtggtagtattgcagcagtagtaacacagtgaaacagtaaacaagcagtagtaacgcagcagtatttaggaacaaggcctagggattacactttcactagtggacactctcaacattgatcacataacagaatagataaatgcatactctacactcttgttggatgatgaacgcattgtgtaggattacacgaaccctcaatgccggagttaacaagctccacaatttgttcatatttaagtaaccttatagtgtaagatagatcaacataaccagatagatcacatcaataccatcataatgataattaactccacaatctacaagagatcatgatcatagcctacgacaagaaccacacggtgcacacactagtcacctttacacacgtgcaggaggaatagaactactttaataacatcactagagtagcacatagatgaattgtgatacaaaactcatatgaatctcaatcatgtaaagcagctcatgagatcattgtattgaagtacatggagagagattaaccacatagctaccggtacagccccgagcctcgatggagaactactccctcctcatgggagtagcagcggtgatgaagatggcggtggagatggcagtggtgtcgatggagaagccttccgggggcacttccccgctccggcagggtgccggaacagagactcctgtccccggatcttggcttcgcgatggcggcggctctggaaggtttacgtgggtttcgtccaacgcatcgggttttcgcgacggaggctttatataggcgaagaggcggcgcggagggcttacgggggcccacaccatagggcggcgcggccccctccggccgcgccggggtgtggtgtggggcccccggggCTCCCCtacgcggctctcgggtgttctggatggttccgggaaaaataggaacacaggcgttgatttcgtccgattccgagaatatttcgttactaggatttacgaaaccaaaaacagcgtaaaacagaagcggcacttcggcatcttgttaataggttagttccagaaaatgcacgaatatgacataaagtgtgcataaaacatgtagataacatcaataatgtggcatggaacataagaaattatcgatacgtcggagacgtatcagtctgtCAGTAAATTTCGCACAAACCCGGAGTTTCCGGATATAGAAAATGAGTGTATAACATCTTTGCCAAATGGTAGGATAAATTATTTGGACATCATGATAAAAATGTTTATCAAGAAGTACTATCTACCGGTTAAAATCTTGCAAAACAGAAACAACATCCTCTtacaaaaaaaatagataaaCACCTAGCTTCTGTTTGCAAAATAATAagatgttgcttggaagttgtcCTTCTCATGGTGTTAGTGAATGAAATATGTTTCATTCTTTTTATAATAGTCTAAATTACATGTCTCGTAGTATGCTTGCTTCAGGTACAGATAGTTCCATCAGTAC
It includes:
- the LOC127318482 gene encoding F-box protein At1g10780, which encodes MECDGMDALPDGVVQSILSQLSNARDVAACSGVSRCWRDCVPFLPSLYFPRSAFDSAAAGGATATAADDAIGRMVEAATRLEELVIYCPFSSTHLPRWLALRSASLRVLELRVDSAADKAAASDAGSGHLDCIGLVSTLQELRLWGLTMTRAPAWGQLARLRVLEIVGAHLEDLAVCGAVHACPSLTDLALLGCECAGAVNFTLPLLQRCRLDFVGSGTCALTLAAPHVESLEVQGFNWIVLQGGDRLKRLTIAKNTGSVSSVWIEKLPVLDHLSLRGVQWSWGAVSYLLQCAAEVRHLVMKVEFCGDFDTLQPFPEVDLVEFFNTHPKLRRFEIHGAMFAALCQKNSLKNLDSRFSISSLEEVLITVRSPLNAEQKLITLESLVCCSPRLLNMVIRISQMKNCHEASDEFFEEICKFAHVNKGRVRIE